One Gimesia sp. DNA segment encodes these proteins:
- a CDS encoding protein kinase, protein MNEFPDKEEQNEAAADDDLSLRNDQTLPDSISDSDEAGSDIDQTIISDQWDSEALADEARDTSDATMSDDQFQTMEESDSENDTYEDLAGNDQTMVDNGVSDEINATIVDPNLNDLDRTITEEEHEGWAGMQTVSENPNDQPEQGNDQTLIIDEPLDQSDIGATLVEDGSSPADIDATIVSDDVPPELVATMNDAWGPGMATIPEGPEMTIKAREVPLEELTNQTSLVIKKRDFSDKIKSEYLENAEYELLEVLGQGGMGVVYTARQTSIDRQVAVKMLKGKTAKNKDQRHKFLAEAVVTGELDHPNIVPIYDVGSNNSGALFYSMKKVEGRPWLKTIRKNSLGENLNILMKVADAVAFAHSRSVVHRDLKPENVMLGEFGEVLVMDWGLAQSTSGFRKSESIITTSSMGGTPAYMAPEMATGPVDKISPLSDIYLLGAILYEILTGRPPHTGKTAMKCLMAAAKNEIVPTEKTGELVDIAMKAMALRQEDRYQSVQELQQAILQYQSHSESISLATRAEEDLKQAIDTENYEMFSRALFGFQEAVSLWPENKTAREGVEKTTLCYANTAYAKGDYDLALSLLKEEEAGHADLIDTIREAQTERDARQQRLKTAKRVFVGMLTTVLVIVTGAFFWIRAEAENARQAEKVAAEERDNALKAKEKETIALTQAIESEKVAIAQKIEADKAREKEEIAREQAVKNREVAIKERDRANVERIKAEQAKEKEEYEAYIARIGLAAAKIDENAFESATELLKGCPERLRNWEWGRLMHLCSQSSRTYDAKAPVDSLALSQDNTQYVTGSRDGYARLWDRATGQILATFDHKNHPVLAAAISPDGTILATGSEDPNGYIKLWDLETHLPIARKFEDPSQSAPFDRGHTEGILSISFSKDGERLLTSSYDKTARLWDVDSGQQIRRFWGHNWWVWDANFSTDERRIVTASQDGTAVIWSVETGEKGAPFTGHQGPIYSAHFSPDPQSTHVVTSGYDRRVLLWKPEDIVPFDFSKIVSGQKVNAPPYLAFEGHQDSVQSAEFSQDGSMIISASHDNTVKLWDVETVKAIKTFRGHDSWVQAATLLNDGKWILSASHDAHTKLWNIAGYAEIRTLKGRVLEKHVDAVLDVSFSKDGKHLVTASRDKTAISWDVATGTPEKEFTEGHAFLASSAVFLPDRKRLATAAVDNSVRIWDIQTGTEHKRFEHTGRSAAIDVSADSRLLLTGSDTKTVRIWNIETGKLIRELRGHKSEVSAVAFSDDMRYCASGDARGRCMLWEVASGKLLHRLEAHTRRINGLAFLPDGKTLLSASGDNTVGNWDITTGEENQQKILKHPDAIMSMDVFDNGTKAVTSCADGLVRIWNLSTPEVAQTIHPANGLINSVSVSHDNKRLLTANVQQRVIQVWALDTGKELQVPGNNGHLQPFLDFKTRGGMLWTAVFSPYHDSILTVGGRDARLWNGVTAQQLMAFHPHGVVASASFSPDGKWLVTGSWDNSAKIWSTETGQAEKKLEQKHTGYVNTVRYSPQGNRIVTASDDGTSKIWDAQSGEMLLSLDQPDTHVKSAVFSPDGKKVVTASDDKTLVMWDAQTGKKLSTFKGHDWPVLEVAFSHDGTRLISGSEDNTAIIWDIATKEKKVLAGHTASVESVVFSPDDTRAFTASDDGTAKLWDTKSGKEILTLSSHSQGVTSVDFSPDGRFVATGSQDGQAILWLTVDWKDKAVARVVSRAP, encoded by the coding sequence ATGAATGAATTTCCGGACAAAGAAGAACAGAACGAAGCAGCGGCCGACGACGATCTGAGCCTGCGCAACGATCAGACGCTGCCCGATTCGATCTCTGATTCTGATGAGGCTGGTAGTGACATCGACCAGACGATTATTTCGGATCAATGGGATTCCGAAGCGCTGGCTGATGAAGCGCGAGATACGTCGGATGCCACAATGTCTGATGATCAATTCCAGACAATGGAAGAGTCTGATTCGGAAAATGATACCTATGAAGACCTGGCAGGCAACGATCAGACCATGGTCGACAACGGGGTGTCCGATGAGATCAATGCCACCATTGTCGATCCGAACCTGAATGATCTGGACCGGACGATCACCGAGGAAGAGCATGAAGGCTGGGCCGGCATGCAGACGGTCAGCGAAAATCCTAACGATCAGCCCGAACAAGGTAACGACCAGACCCTGATTATCGATGAGCCGCTGGACCAATCCGATATTGGCGCGACCCTGGTCGAGGATGGCAGCTCGCCTGCCGACATTGACGCCACCATTGTCTCTGACGATGTACCACCGGAACTGGTGGCGACCATGAACGATGCCTGGGGACCGGGGATGGCTACAATTCCGGAAGGTCCGGAAATGACCATCAAGGCCCGGGAAGTTCCCCTGGAGGAACTGACGAACCAGACTTCGCTGGTGATCAAAAAACGGGACTTCAGCGACAAGATTAAATCAGAATACCTGGAGAATGCGGAATACGAACTGCTGGAAGTCCTGGGACAGGGAGGAATGGGAGTAGTCTATACCGCCCGCCAGACTTCGATTGACCGCCAGGTTGCGGTCAAGATGCTCAAGGGCAAAACCGCCAAGAACAAAGACCAGCGGCATAAGTTCCTGGCCGAAGCGGTCGTCACCGGGGAACTGGATCACCCGAATATTGTTCCCATCTACGATGTGGGGAGCAACAACAGCGGTGCGCTCTTCTACTCGATGAAAAAGGTTGAAGGACGTCCCTGGCTGAAAACGATCCGCAAAAATTCCCTGGGCGAAAATCTGAACATTCTGATGAAGGTGGCCGATGCGGTCGCGTTTGCCCACTCGCGAAGCGTGGTCCACCGCGACCTGAAGCCGGAAAACGTGATGCTGGGTGAATTTGGCGAAGTGCTCGTAATGGACTGGGGGCTTGCCCAGTCGACGTCAGGCTTCCGGAAATCAGAGAGCATTATCACTACATCCAGCATGGGTGGGACCCCCGCCTATATGGCTCCGGAAATGGCAACCGGCCCCGTCGATAAGATCTCACCGCTGTCAGATATTTATCTGCTGGGGGCGATTCTGTATGAAATTCTGACAGGACGTCCGCCGCATACCGGCAAAACCGCCATGAAGTGTCTGATGGCGGCGGCCAAGAACGAAATCGTGCCGACCGAGAAAACGGGTGAGCTGGTTGACATCGCGATGAAGGCGATGGCCCTGAGACAGGAAGATCGCTACCAGAGTGTACAGGAACTTCAGCAGGCCATTCTGCAATATCAGTCGCACTCAGAGAGTATCTCACTGGCGACCCGCGCCGAAGAAGACCTGAAACAGGCCATCGATACCGAGAATTACGAAATGTTCTCTCGTGCCCTGTTCGGATTCCAGGAAGCCGTTTCCCTCTGGCCGGAAAACAAGACAGCCCGGGAAGGCGTCGAAAAGACAACCTTGTGTTATGCGAACACCGCTTATGCCAAGGGGGACTACGATCTCGCACTCTCCCTGTTGAAGGAAGAAGAAGCCGGACACGCCGATCTGATCGACACCATCCGCGAAGCCCAGACAGAACGCGATGCCCGTCAGCAGCGTCTGAAAACCGCCAAGCGGGTGTTCGTGGGCATGCTGACGACCGTGCTGGTCATCGTGACCGGTGCTTTCTTCTGGATTCGCGCTGAAGCGGAAAACGCGCGTCAGGCCGAAAAAGTGGCGGCAGAAGAACGTGACAATGCCTTGAAAGCAAAAGAAAAAGAAACGATCGCATTAACCCAGGCGATTGAGTCGGAAAAAGTCGCCATTGCACAAAAAATAGAGGCGGATAAAGCGCGAGAGAAAGAAGAAATTGCGCGTGAACAGGCGGTCAAGAACCGGGAAGTCGCTATCAAGGAACGCGACCGGGCTAATGTCGAGCGAATTAAAGCAGAACAGGCCAAAGAGAAGGAAGAGTACGAAGCCTATATTGCCCGTATCGGACTGGCGGCAGCCAAGATCGATGAGAATGCTTTCGAAAGTGCAACCGAACTGCTCAAGGGATGTCCCGAGCGGCTGCGGAACTGGGAATGGGGCCGACTGATGCATCTCTGTTCGCAGAGCAGTCGGACCTACGACGCCAAGGCGCCCGTAGACTCTTTGGCGTTGTCGCAGGACAATACACAGTATGTCACAGGGAGCCGCGACGGTTATGCCCGGCTCTGGGATCGTGCAACCGGTCAGATCCTGGCAACATTCGATCATAAAAATCACCCGGTGCTGGCAGCAGCCATCAGCCCGGATGGGACAATCCTGGCGACCGGCAGTGAAGACCCGAATGGCTATATCAAGCTCTGGGACCTGGAAACACATCTGCCGATCGCCCGCAAGTTTGAAGATCCGAGCCAGAGTGCACCATTCGACCGGGGACATACCGAAGGTATTCTGAGTATCAGCTTCTCCAAAGACGGCGAGCGTCTGCTGACCAGCTCGTATGATAAGACGGCCCGTTTGTGGGACGTCGATTCCGGTCAACAGATTCGGCGTTTCTGGGGACACAACTGGTGGGTCTGGGATGCGAATTTCTCGACTGATGAACGGCGGATTGTCACTGCCAGCCAGGACGGAACCGCCGTGATCTGGTCGGTCGAGACGGGAGAAAAAGGCGCTCCGTTCACCGGACACCAGGGGCCGATCTATTCCGCTCATTTTTCACCTGATCCGCAAAGCACGCATGTTGTGACCAGCGGCTATGATCGCCGGGTTCTGCTCTGGAAACCGGAAGACATTGTGCCCTTCGATTTCTCGAAAATCGTTTCTGGACAAAAAGTCAATGCGCCTCCCTACCTCGCATTCGAAGGTCACCAGGACAGCGTCCAGTCTGCCGAATTCTCGCAGGATGGTTCGATGATCATCTCTGCCAGCCATGACAACACGGTCAAACTCTGGGACGTGGAAACGGTGAAAGCCATTAAGACCTTCCGCGGACATGACAGCTGGGTCCAGGCGGCAACGTTACTGAACGATGGTAAGTGGATCCTTTCCGCGAGTCACGATGCGCATACGAAATTGTGGAACATCGCCGGTTATGCCGAGATCCGCACTCTGAAAGGGCGCGTTCTGGAGAAGCATGTCGATGCGGTTCTGGATGTCTCCTTCTCGAAAGATGGCAAGCATCTGGTTACTGCCAGCCGCGATAAAACGGCCATTTCCTGGGATGTCGCGACCGGCACACCGGAAAAAGAATTTACGGAAGGTCATGCATTCCTGGCTTCCAGCGCCGTCTTTCTGCCGGACCGGAAACGCCTGGCAACGGCCGCCGTGGATAACTCGGTTCGGATCTGGGATATTCAGACAGGAACCGAACACAAACGCTTCGAACACACGGGACGGAGTGCCGCCATTGATGTTTCGGCCGATTCCCGACTACTGCTGACCGGCAGTGATACAAAGACCGTGCGGATCTGGAACATTGAAACCGGTAAATTGATCCGGGAACTGCGCGGTCATAAATCAGAGGTCAGTGCCGTCGCTTTTTCCGATGACATGCGCTACTGTGCCAGTGGAGACGCCCGTGGACGCTGCATGCTGTGGGAAGTCGCCAGCGGGAAACTGCTACATCGCCTGGAAGCACATACGCGTCGGATTAATGGGCTGGCCTTCCTGCCGGACGGAAAAACGCTGTTGTCCGCCAGCGGTGACAATACCGTGGGTAACTGGGATATCACGACTGGGGAAGAGAATCAGCAAAAGATTCTGAAGCACCCCGATGCCATCATGTCGATGGATGTGTTTGACAACGGCACCAAAGCTGTCACCAGTTGTGCGGATGGACTGGTCCGGATCTGGAATTTATCAACGCCGGAAGTTGCGCAGACAATTCATCCTGCCAACGGGTTGATCAATTCCGTCAGCGTTTCCCATGATAACAAGCGGCTGTTGACTGCCAATGTGCAGCAGCGGGTGATTCAAGTCTGGGCTCTGGACACCGGAAAAGAACTGCAGGTTCCCGGCAATAACGGACACTTGCAACCATTCCTGGATTTCAAAACCCGGGGCGGCATGCTCTGGACGGCAGTCTTCTCTCCCTATCATGATTCCATTCTGACGGTCGGCGGTCGTGATGCCCGGCTCTGGAATGGGGTAACCGCCCAGCAATTGATGGCCTTCCACCCGCACGGCGTGGTCGCCTCAGCTTCGTTTTCTCCGGACGGTAAATGGCTGGTGACCGGCAGCTGGGATAATTCTGCCAAGATCTGGAGTACCGAAACCGGACAGGCAGAAAAGAAACTGGAACAGAAACATACGGGCTATGTAAATACGGTACGCTACTCTCCCCAGGGGAATCGGATTGTGACCGCCAGCGATGACGGGACTTCAAAAATCTGGGATGCACAATCGGGCGAGATGCTGCTAAGCCTCGATCAACCCGACACGCACGTGAAGAGCGCCGTCTTCTCTCCCGACGGAAAGAAAGTTGTGACCGCCTCCGATGACAAAACCCTGGTGATGTGGGATGCTCAGACAGGCAAGAAACTGTCCACCTTCAAGGGACACGACTGGCCTGTTCTGGAAGTCGCATTTTCACACGATGGCACGCGGCTGATCTCCGGTTCCGAAGATAATACGGCGATTATCTGGGATATCGCGACTAAGGAGAAAAAGGTACTGGCCGGGCATACGGCGTCGGTGGAATCTGTCGTCTTTTCACCGGATGATACGCGAGCCTTCACGGCCAGCGACGATGGTACCGCCAAACTGTGGGATACGAAATCGGGTAAGGAAATTCTGACGTTGAGCAGCCACTCACAGGGTGTGACCTCGGTCGATTTTTCTCCCGATGGACGTTTCGTCGCAACAGGCAGCCAGGACGGACAGGCTATATTGTGGCTGACCGTCGACTGGAAAGACAAAGCGGTCGCCCGCGTCGTCAGCCGCGCCCCTTAA
- a CDS encoding glycine zipper domain-containing protein, which yields MNALSYRAGITLIFAGLLVQTGCAARNHTEAGMASGAGIGALAGAIIGSNSGDAGAGALIGAATGGLAGGLIGNAEDAREERDVAIAQANHERMARGAISNSDVIQMAHSGVSDSVIMGAIRSRGGAFDLSPQTLIMLKQQGLSDQLIEYMQQHNYVSTTAEPVIVRERAVVTSPSVVYVRPRPRPRYVRPHYGVHGHFHF from the coding sequence ATGAACGCGTTATCGTATCGGGCTGGTATCACTCTTATTTTCGCAGGTCTGTTAGTTCAGACAGGCTGCGCTGCCAGAAACCATACGGAAGCCGGCATGGCCAGTGGCGCGGGCATCGGTGCTCTGGCCGGTGCGATTATTGGCAGTAATTCCGGCGATGCCGGAGCAGGGGCCCTGATCGGTGCCGCCACCGGTGGACTCGCCGGCGGTTTGATCGGCAACGCTGAAGATGCCCGGGAAGAACGCGATGTCGCCATCGCCCAGGCGAATCACGAACGCATGGCACGTGGGGCGATCAGCAACAGCGACGTCATTCAGATGGCCCACAGCGGCGTCAGCGATTCCGTCATCATGGGCGCCATTCGCAGTCGCGGCGGTGCCTTCGACCTCAGTCCCCAGACGCTGATCATGCTCAAACAGCAGGGACTCAGTGACCAGCTGATCGAGTACATGCAGCAACACAACTACGTCAGTACCACTGCCGAGCCAGTCATTGTCCGGGAACGGGCGGTTGTGACATCACCTTCGGTGGTCTACGTTCGACCCCGTCCGCGTCCACGATATGTTCGCCCGCACTATGGCGTACACGGGCACTTCCACTTTTAA